The following proteins are co-located in the Ketogulonicigenium robustum genome:
- the ruvB gene encoding Holliday junction branch migration DNA helicase RuvB — MIESDPTLRPDPLPDDAPDRALRPQGLDEFVGQAEARANLRIFIESARRRGEAMDHTLFHGPPGLGKTTLAQIMARELGVGFRMTSGPVLAKPGDLAAILTNLEARDVLFIDEIHRLSPVVEEVLYPAMEDFALDLVIGEGPAARTVRIDLQPFTLVGATTRLGLLTTPLRDRFGIPTRLEFYTIEELNLIVRRGARLLGVPADEDGAREIARRARGTPRIAGRLLRRVVDFALVEGDGRITRELADMALTRLGVDDLGLDGADRRYLNMIGDTFTGGPVGIETIAAALSESRDAIEEVIEPYLLQQGLIQRSPRGRMLTLAAWRHIGLEPPRPQSDLFG; from the coding sequence ATGATCGAATCCGACCCCACCTTGCGCCCCGACCCGCTGCCTGACGATGCGCCCGACCGCGCCTTGCGTCCGCAGGGGTTGGATGAATTCGTGGGGCAGGCCGAGGCGCGGGCGAACTTGCGTATTTTCATCGAAAGCGCGCGCCGCCGTGGCGAGGCGATGGACCACACCCTGTTCCACGGGCCGCCCGGCCTTGGGAAGACCACGCTGGCGCAGATTATGGCGCGCGAATTGGGCGTGGGGTTTCGCATGACATCGGGGCCGGTGTTGGCCAAGCCCGGCGATCTGGCGGCGATTCTGACCAACCTCGAGGCGCGCGATGTGCTGTTTATTGACGAGATCCACCGCCTTTCGCCGGTCGTCGAGGAAGTGCTCTACCCCGCGATGGAGGATTTCGCCCTCGATCTGGTGATCGGCGAGGGGCCGGCTGCGCGGACGGTGCGGATCGATTTGCAGCCCTTTACGCTGGTGGGGGCGACGACGCGGTTGGGCCTGCTGACCACGCCGCTGCGCGACCGTTTTGGGATTCCGACGCGGTTGGAGTTTTATACCATCGAGGAACTGAATCTGATTGTCCGGCGCGGCGCGCGTCTGTTGGGTGTGCCCGCAGACGAAGACGGCGCGCGCGAGATCGCCCGCCGCGCTCGCGGCACGCCGCGCATCGCGGGGCGGTTGCTGCGCCGTGTCGTCGATTTCGCGCTGGTCGAGGGGGATGGTCGCATCACCCGCGAACTGGCCGATATGGCCCTGACGCGACTAGGGGTTGATGATCTGGGGTTGGACGGGGCCGACAGGCGCTATCTGAACATGATCGGCGACACGTTTACCGGGGGGCCGGTAGGGATCGAAACTATCGCCGCTGCGCTGTCGGAAAGCCGCGACGCGATTGAGGAGGTGATCGAGCCTTATCTGCTGCAGCAAGGTTTGATCCAGCGCAGCCCGCGCGGGCGCATGTTGACTTTGGCCGCGTGGCGGCACATCGGGCTGGAACCGCCGCGCCCGCAATCTGATCTGTTTGGCTGA
- the ruvA gene encoding Holliday junction branch migration protein RuvA yields the protein MIGWLSGRIIEKELDHILLDVRGVGYIVYVSDRVRTALPGVGEEAALYTDLLVREDLLQLFGFTSRVEKEWHRLLMGVQGVGAKAALAIMSALGGDGLSRAIALGDWSSIAKAKGIGPKTAQRVVMELKGKAPAVMAMGGGHTAPLAEVIENEAPATKPRRAAKPAADAVNAQGDALSALGNLGYGPSDAAAAVAQAAGEAPDADSAALIRAALKLLAPKA from the coding sequence ATGATTGGCTGGCTGTCTGGGCGCATTATCGAGAAAGAGCTGGATCATATTCTGCTGGATGTGCGGGGCGTCGGCTACATAGTCTATGTCTCGGACAGGGTGCGGACTGCGCTGCCGGGCGTGGGCGAGGAAGCCGCGCTTTATACCGATCTGCTGGTGCGCGAGGATCTGTTGCAGCTGTTCGGCTTTACCTCGCGCGTGGAAAAGGAATGGCATCGCTTGCTGATGGGCGTGCAGGGGGTGGGTGCCAAAGCGGCCCTGGCGATTATGAGCGCGCTGGGCGGTGACGGCCTGTCGCGGGCCATCGCGCTTGGCGATTGGTCCAGCATTGCCAAAGCCAAGGGGATCGGCCCGAAAACAGCGCAGCGCGTCGTGATGGAACTGAAGGGCAAAGCCCCTGCGGTCATGGCGATGGGCGGCGGTCATACTGCCCCATTGGCCGAGGTGATCGAGAATGAGGCACCCGCCACCAAGCCCAGACGCGCGGCAAAACCGGCGGCGGATGCCGTGAACGCGCAGGGTGATGCGCTGTCGGCGCTGGGGAATTTGGGCTACGGGCCATCTGATGCCGCCGCCGCCGTCGCGCAAGCCGCGGGCGAGGCGCCCGACGCCGACAGCGCCGCGCTGATTCGCGCGGCCCTGAAATTGCTGGCCCCCAAGGCCTAA
- the ruvC gene encoding crossover junction endodeoxyribonuclease RuvC: MRVLGIDPGLRNMGWGVISVEGTRISHVANGICHSAGDDLAARLLSLHHQMTAVIAAHAPDTAAVENTFVNRDAVATLKLGQARAIALLVPAQAGLTVGEYAPNAVKKAIVGVGHADKAQVEHMVRLHLPGVQLKGVDAADALAIAICHAHHMQSAGHLQAAISRAQSRDSARVRG; the protein is encoded by the coding sequence ATGCGTGTATTGGGGATCGATCCGGGCCTGCGCAACATGGGGTGGGGTGTCATCTCGGTCGAGGGGACGCGGATCAGCCATGTGGCCAACGGGATCTGCCATTCGGCTGGCGATGATTTGGCCGCGCGGCTGTTGTCGCTGCACCATCAGATGACCGCCGTCATTGCCGCCCATGCGCCCGATACCGCCGCGGTCGAGAATACCTTCGTCAACCGCGACGCCGTCGCGACGCTAAAGCTGGGGCAGGCCCGCGCCATTGCGCTGTTGGTCCCCGCGCAGGCGGGGCTGACGGTGGGCGAATACGCCCCCAATGCGGTTAAGAAAGCCATCGTCGGCGTTGGCCATGCCGATAAGGCGCAGGTCGAACATATGGTGCGTTTGCACCTGCCTGGCGTGCAGCTGAAGGGGGTGGACGCCGCCGATGCGCTTGCCATTGCCATCTGCCACGCGCATCACATGCAAAGTGCGGGCCATTTGCAGGCCGCAATTTCACGCGCGCAATCGCGCGATAGCGCAAGGGTGCGGGGATGA
- a CDS encoding DUF1127 domain-containing protein: MAATQINTAYVSGNSNFFARLVQRIAAWNEMRQTRIALMSLSDHELADIGLTHADIDAIVSGKLAR; encoded by the coding sequence ATGGCCGCTACGCAAATCAACACCGCTTATGTCTCGGGCAACTCGAACTTCTTCGCACGCTTGGTGCAACGGATCGCTGCTTGGAACGAAATGCGCCAAACCCGCATCGCTCTGATGTCGCTGTCGGACCACGAGTTGGCTGACATCGGCCTGACGCACGCCGACATCGACGCCATCGTCAGCGGCAAGCTGGCCCGCTAA
- the hisG gene encoding ATP phosphoribosyltransferase, translating into MALKLGVPSKGRLMEKTFDWFGARGLRLRRAGSDRDYAAVAEGLGGVEVVLLSAGEIPQELAAGRIHLGVTGTDVLREKVANWPAQVEELAPLGFGHADLIIAVPSHWVDVETLDDLDSVAAAFRREHGFRLRIATKYHRLVREYMQLHDIADYQLVDSQGATEGTVKNETAEAIADITSTGETLRANGLKILSEPPILASQATLFRAKGADWTDETQQTYARLQEMLDL; encoded by the coding sequence ATGGCACTGAAATTGGGTGTGCCGTCCAAGGGGCGGCTGATGGAAAAGACCTTTGACTGGTTCGGCGCGCGCGGCTTGCGTTTGCGTCGCGCAGGGTCGGATCGCGACTATGCCGCCGTCGCCGAAGGCTTGGGCGGGGTCGAGGTTGTGTTGCTATCTGCGGGCGAGATTCCGCAGGAATTGGCGGCGGGCCGCATCCATCTGGGTGTGACTGGCACCGACGTTCTGCGCGAAAAGGTGGCCAATTGGCCGGCACAGGTCGAGGAATTGGCACCGCTGGGCTTTGGTCATGCCGATCTGATTATCGCCGTGCCCAGCCACTGGGTCGATGTCGAGACGCTTGACGACCTTGATTCGGTTGCCGCCGCCTTTCGCCGCGAGCATGGCTTTCGCCTGCGGATCGCCACCAAGTACCACCGCTTGGTGCGTGAATACATGCAGCTGCATGATATTGCCGACTACCAACTGGTCGACAGCCAAGGCGCGACCGAGGGGACGGTCAAGAACGAGACCGCCGAGGCGATCGCCGACATCACCTCGACCGGCGAGACGTTGCGTGCGAATGGCCTGAAAATCCTGTCCGAGCCGCCGATTCTGGCCAGTCAGGCGACGCTATTCCGCGCCAAGGGGGCGGATTGGACGGATGAGACCCAGCAGACCTATGCGCGATTGCAGGAAATGCTGGATCTGTAA
- a CDS encoding ATP phosphoribosyltransferase regulatory subunit produces MMFAGKAAARVEADRILAAFTGAGAEVVETAILQPADVLLDLYGEDIRARAYVTSDPLRGEMMLRPDFTVPLVQMHMAAGAGLGRYAYAGEVFRRQEISADRPNEFIQVGFELFGDADEAAADAEVYATITAALGDLRLQAAMGDIGILLSAVRALETSDARKAALLRHVWRPRRFRLLLDRFGGRQAMPDHMQALLAQADPLAGAPAAFGLRGADEVTDRLDALREDALTPPIPAHQMALFDEILAVAAPVPQALAELRAIAARFDGIAAAVDRLALRLDALTARGVDLSEVAFETTFGRTALEYYDGFVFGLYAAGRHFPPVATGGRYDALTRVLGQGRAVPAVGGVIRPEIIVGLKGA; encoded by the coding sequence ATGATGTTCGCAGGCAAAGCCGCCGCGCGGGTCGAGGCGGACCGGATACTGGCCGCCTTTACCGGCGCCGGGGCCGAGGTGGTCGAGACCGCCATCTTGCAGCCCGCCGATGTGCTGCTGGACCTCTATGGCGAAGATATTCGCGCGCGCGCCTATGTGACATCCGACCCGCTGCGGGGTGAGATGATGCTGCGCCCCGATTTTACCGTGCCGCTGGTGCAGATGCACATGGCGGCGGGTGCGGGGCTGGGGCGCTATGCTTATGCGGGCGAGGTGTTCCGCCGGCAGGAAATCAGCGCCGACCGCCCGAACGAATTTATTCAGGTCGGGTTCGAGTTGTTCGGTGACGCTGACGAAGCCGCCGCTGATGCCGAGGTTTACGCCACCATCACCGCCGCTTTGGGCGATCTGCGCTTGCAGGCCGCCATGGGCGATATCGGCATTTTGCTGTCGGCCGTGCGCGCGCTGGAAACCAGTGATGCGCGCAAAGCTGCCCTGCTGCGTCATGTTTGGCGGCCCCGCCGCTTCCGGCTGTTGCTGGACAGGTTTGGCGGGCGTCAGGCGATGCCCGACCACATGCAGGCGCTGCTGGCGCAGGCCGATCCGCTGGCCGGTGCGCCCGCCGCCTTTGGCCTGCGCGGTGCGGACGAGGTCACCGACCGCCTTGATGCGCTGCGCGAAGACGCGCTGACCCCGCCGATTCCGGCCCATCAAATGGCGCTGTTTGACGAGATTCTGGCCGTAGCCGCCCCCGTTCCGCAAGCGTTGGCCGAGTTGCGCGCGATTGCCGCCCGCTTTGACGGCATCGCGGCTGCGGTCGATCGGCTCGCGTTGCGTTTGGATGCGTTGACCGCGCGCGGGGTTGATCTGTCCGAGGTGGCGTTCGAGACGACCTTTGGCCGCACCGCGCTGGAGTATTACGACGGTTTCGTCTTTGGCCTTTATGCCGCTGGGCGTCATTTTCCGCCGGTGGCCACGGGGGGGCGCTATGACGCGCTGACCCGCGTGCTGGGGCAGGGCCGCGCCGTGCCCGCCGTGGGCGGCGTGATTCGCCCCGAAATCATCGTCGGGCTGAAGGGGGCCTAG
- the hisS gene encoding histidine--tRNA ligase has translation MAKDKTRARPRAETPKGFRDYFGAEVTERTEMLHQIAGVYHAYGFDALETSAVETVEALGKFLPDVDRPNEGVFGWQDEDADWLALRYDLTAPLARVYAQFRNDLPTPYRRYAMGPVWRNEKPGPGRFRQFYQCDADTVGAPSVAADAEICAMLSDTLEVVGIPRGDYQIKVNNRKVLNGVMEVAGVLDPSDPEKFMAERGIVLRAIDKFDRLGDAGVRALLGAGRKDDSGDFTKGAGLSDEQAEIVMGFMFARRDTGAATVARLRELVTGSAVGATGVDELETIAELLDAQGYGPDRIMIDPAVVRGLGYYTGPVYEAELTFEILDEKGRPRQFGSVSGGGRYDDLVKRFTGQEVPATGVSIGVDRLLAALRAKGRMGQKTAQGPVVVTVMDRDRMADYQSIVAELRRAGIRAEVYLGNPKQFGNQLKYADKRNSPVAIIEGGDEKARGVVQIKDLVLGAQIAASASLEEWKDRPSQYEVPRADMVARVKAILAGQA, from the coding sequence TTTCGGCGCCGAAGTGACCGAGCGTACCGAGATGCTGCATCAAATCGCGGGTGTCTATCATGCCTATGGTTTTGATGCGCTGGAAACATCGGCGGTTGAAACGGTCGAGGCGCTGGGCAAGTTCCTGCCCGACGTCGACCGCCCGAACGAGGGGGTATTCGGCTGGCAGGACGAGGATGCCGACTGGCTGGCCTTGCGTTATGATCTGACCGCGCCGCTGGCCCGCGTCTACGCACAGTTCCGCAACGATCTGCCGACGCCCTATCGTCGCTATGCGATGGGCCCCGTCTGGCGCAATGAAAAGCCGGGCCCCGGTCGTTTCCGCCAGTTCTATCAATGCGATGCCGACACCGTCGGCGCGCCGTCCGTCGCGGCCGATGCCGAGATTTGCGCCATGCTCTCGGACACGCTGGAAGTTGTCGGTATTCCGCGCGGCGATTACCAGATCAAGGTGAATAACCGCAAAGTCCTGAACGGCGTCATGGAAGTGGCTGGCGTTCTGGACCCGAGCGACCCCGAGAAATTCATGGCCGAGCGGGGCATCGTGCTGCGCGCGATCGACAAGTTCGACCGTTTGGGCGATGCGGGCGTGCGCGCGCTGCTGGGCGCGGGCCGCAAGGACGATTCGGGCGATTTCACCAAGGGCGCGGGCCTGTCGGATGAACAGGCCGAGATTGTCATGGGCTTTATGTTCGCGCGCCGCGATACCGGCGCGGCTACGGTGGCCCGCTTGCGCGAGTTGGTGACAGGTTCCGCCGTTGGCGCGACCGGCGTGGACGAGTTGGAGACGATTGCCGAATTGCTGGACGCGCAGGGCTATGGCCCCGACCGCATTATGATCGACCCTGCCGTTGTGCGCGGCCTTGGCTACTACACCGGCCCCGTTTACGAGGCCGAGCTGACCTTTGAAATTCTGGACGAAAAGGGCCGCCCGCGCCAATTCGGTTCGGTTTCGGGCGGCGGGCGTTATGACGATCTGGTCAAACGCTTTACGGGGCAGGAAGTGCCCGCTACGGGCGTCTCGATTGGTGTCGACCGCCTGCTGGCCGCGCTGCGCGCCAAGGGCCGGATGGGGCAAAAGACCGCGCAAGGCCCTGTCGTCGTAACCGTGATGGACCGTGACCGGATGGCCGACTACCAATCCATCGTGGCCGAATTGCGCCGCGCCGGTATTCGCGCCGAGGTGTATTTGGGCAACCCCAAGCAGTTCGGTAACCAGTTGAAATACGCCGACAAGCGCAACTCGCCCGTCGCCATCATCGAAGGCGGGGACGAGAAAGCGCGCGGCGTCGTGCAGATCAAGGATTTGGTGCTGGGCGCGCAAATCGCGGCCTCGGCCAGCCTTGAGGAATGGAAAGACCGCCCCAGCCAGTACGAGGTGCCCCGCGCCGACATGGTGGCCCGCGTGAAGGCGATCTTGGCAGGTCAGGCATGA